In one window of Erinaceus europaeus chromosome 17, mEriEur2.1, whole genome shotgun sequence DNA:
- the GAL gene encoding galanin peptides has product MPRYIAAFSDSSSSRLYRRAVLRREADPSPSHLEMLSSFSFLEKKRSKTVKQPRPSPSPDVVSARRPPSRHPDPADGPTRHPKAPTGTRPQIKMARAGALLLASLLLAAALADTWGTLAKEKRGWTLNSAGYLLGPHAMDTHRALRHRAGLPGRRELQPADDSDADSDADGPGGLARTPPEGPAVRTIGDFLSFLRLRETGVLEGTPEDTELSRGSSWAHG; this is encoded by the exons ATGCCAAGATACATCGCAGCCTTCTCAGACAGCTCAAGCAGCCGGCTGTACCGGCGCGCCGTCCTCCGGAGAGAGGCAGACCCCTCACCCTCGCACTTGGAGATGCTGAGCAGTTTTTCATTTCTGGAAAAGAAAA GGTCCAAGACCGTCAAGCAGCCGCGCCCGTCCCCGAGTCCTGATGTGGTGAGCGCCCGCCGCCCACCCAGCCGGCACCCGGACCCGGCCGACGGACCCACCCGGCACCCAAAAGCACCCACAGGGACCCGGCCCCAGATCAAG ATGGCCCGGGCCGGCGCCCTCCTGCTGGCCTCCCTGCTCCTGGCCGCAGCCCTTGCAGACACCTGGGGGACCCTG GCCAAGGAGAAGCGAGGCTGGACCCTGAACAGCGCCGGCTACCTTCTGGGTCCCC ACGCCATGGACACCCACAGAGCCCTGCGGCACAGGGCGGGCCTGCCGGGCAGGCGGGAGCTGCAGCCCGCGGACGACTCGGACGCAGACTCGGACGCAGACGGGCCAG GGGGCTTGGCCAGGACGCCGCCCGAGGGCCCGGCCGTGCGCACCATCGGGGACTTCCTCAGCTTCCTGCGCCTCAGAG AGACCGGGGTCCTGGAGGGCACGCCGGAAGACACGGAGCTGTCCCGAGGAAGCTCTTGGGCACACGGGTGA